In one window of Cellulophaga sp. HaHa_2_95 DNA:
- a CDS encoding Na(+)-translocating NADH-quinone reductase subunit A: MSKDIRIKKGLNINLVGKAETVTVKAPDSNVYVINLQDFHGIAPKMLVKEGAEVKAGEALFYNKNHESMLFVSPVSGQLAEIKRGERRKILSLKITAGKTQESIEHQVPNLGSASAADVKALLLKSGSWPFIKQRPYDVIADPETTPKAIFVSGYVTAPLAAELNYTLKGKEKELQAAITAVSKLTPGKVHVSYGDSSSPLAGLKGAEMHQVSGPHPAGLVGTQINKLDPINKGELVWVITPQDLVIIGELLLTGKFNAERIVALGGSSVKKPQYYTTKIGSEIATFLYASGVNGEKFRVINGDVLTGSKSSQDGYLGFYNNTVTAIPEGDDYEFFGWNKPIFNKISTTRALTFSWLSPKKKYDLTTNTNGEHRAFVVTGQYEEVFPLDIFPMQLLKACMVKDLDEMEQLGLYEVAPEDFSLTEFICISKQPHQQIIREGLDLLQKEIG, encoded by the coding sequence GCGCCAGATAGTAATGTTTATGTTATAAATTTACAGGATTTTCATGGGATTGCCCCTAAAATGCTTGTAAAAGAAGGCGCAGAAGTAAAAGCAGGTGAAGCGCTCTTCTACAACAAAAATCATGAGTCTATGCTTTTTGTTTCTCCTGTGAGTGGTCAATTGGCTGAAATTAAGCGAGGGGAAAGAAGAAAAATCCTTTCACTTAAAATTACAGCTGGTAAAACTCAAGAATCTATAGAACATCAAGTTCCAAATCTAGGTAGTGCATCAGCTGCGGATGTAAAAGCATTATTGCTTAAGTCTGGTAGTTGGCCGTTTATCAAACAACGACCTTATGATGTGATTGCAGATCCTGAAACGACACCAAAAGCAATTTTTGTGTCAGGATATGTAACCGCTCCCTTGGCGGCAGAACTGAACTATACTTTAAAAGGTAAAGAAAAAGAATTGCAAGCAGCTATTACTGCAGTCTCTAAACTTACGCCAGGTAAAGTACATGTTTCTTATGGTGATTCTAGTTCTCCATTGGCTGGACTTAAAGGTGCAGAAATGCATCAAGTTTCTGGTCCGCACCCTGCAGGTCTTGTGGGTACACAAATCAATAAATTAGATCCTATTAATAAAGGAGAATTGGTTTGGGTAATAACTCCTCAGGATTTAGTAATTATTGGAGAGTTATTATTAACGGGTAAATTCAATGCAGAGCGTATTGTTGCATTAGGAGGTTCATCTGTTAAAAAGCCACAATATTATACGACTAAAATTGGATCTGAGATTGCTACTTTTCTTTATGCGAGTGGTGTTAATGGAGAAAAATTTAGAGTAATAAATGGTGATGTTTTAACAGGATCTAAGTCTAGTCAAGATGGTTATTTAGGTTTTTACAACAACACGGTTACTGCTATTCCAGAAGGAGATGATTATGAGTTTTTTGGTTGGAATAAGCCAATTTTCAATAAGATTTCTACGACTAGAGCATTGACGTTCTCATGGTTAAGTCCTAAGAAAAAATATGATCTTACAACAAATACGAATGGTGAACATAGAGCATTCGTAGTTACTGGTCAATATGAAGAGGTGTTTCCATTAGATATTTTTCCAATGCAGTTGCTTAAGGCGTGTATGGTGAAAGATTTAGATGAAATGGAACAACTAGGATTGTATGAAGTTGCCCCAGAAGATTTTTCATTGACAGAGTTTATCTGTATTTCTAAGCAGCCTCATCAGCAAATTATTCGTGAAGGATTA